GCGGTCTGTCGACCGAGCTCACGATCCAACGCCGGGAGCCGTGCCCGGCGTGTGACGGCAGCGGCGCTGATCCGGCGAGCGCCACGACCTGCCCCGACTGCCAGGGGCGCGGCACCATCCGCGTGGGCAAGGGGCCGATGTCGCTCACCCGCGCCTGCCCGCGCTGCGGCGGGGCCGGCAAGGTGTCGAGCCGTGCCTGCCCGACCTGCAATGGCAGCGGGCACCGCATCGCCAGCGAGCGACTGGCCGTCAAGATCCCGCCCGGCGTCGACACCGGCTCGCGGGTGCGCATCGCCGGCAAGGGCTCGCCGGGGAGCGGCGGCGCGCCGGCCGGCGACCTCTACATCCGCGTCACCGTACGGCCGCATCCGCTGCTCGAGCGGCGCGGCGACGATCTCTACATGGACCTGCCGGTGACGGTCAGTGAGGCGATGCTCGGCGCGTCGATCGAGGTGCCGACGCCGGACGGCCCGGTGCGGGTCAAGGTGCCGGCGCTGAGTCAGAGCGGCCGGCAACTGCGGGTGAAGGGGAAGGGCGTGCCGCAGCTCCGCGGGGGAGCGCGCGGCGATCTCTACCTCCGCCTGCGTATCCACGTGCCCGACCGCGAGTCGCCGGAGGCGACCGCGGCGGCGCGCACCCTGGACGCCGCGTACGCGACGAGCCCGCGCGACGGCTGGAGGCTGTGAGCGATGAGCGTCCGCTACCTCCGGCTGTCGGACGTGTGTGAGCGCTTCGCGATCGACGACGAGCTGCTGCGCGTCGTCGAGGCGGAGAAGCTGGTCGAGATCGAGCACCCGACGGATGCCGATGCGGTCGTGACGCCCGAGCAGGCCGAGCGCCTGCGCCTGATCGCGGTGCTGATGCGCGAGCTCGAGGTGAACGTCGCCGGCGTCGAGGTGATTCTGCACATGCACGCCGACCTCTGCGCGATGCAGCGCGATTTCCATGAGGTCCTGCAGGCGGTGGTGGTGGAAATGCGCCGCCGTCTCGCCGGCTGACGATGGCGCCGCGTCGCCCGCCCACCAAGCGTCCCGCCCGCCGGCAGCGTCGTCCGCCGGCGGCGGCTCCCGCCGCCGACGCGAGCGACGCGGTCGCGAAGGTGGACGAGACCGAGGAGGGCGAGGGCGACGACGCGGCGGCGATCTCGGCGGACGAGATCGCGGTCGCGGCCGACGTCGAGGGCGACGAGGCCGGCGGCGGCGGCGAGGACGAGATCGTCGAGCCGGAGGTCGAGGCGCCCGAACCCGAGGCGCGGGGGCGGGCGCTGGCGCCCTTCGACCCCCTGCAGCGCTATCTGACCGAGATCCGCCGCTACCCGCTGCTCAGCCGCGAGGAGGAGAAGGAGCTCGGCATTCGCTACCGCGAACACCAGGACCTCGACGCGGCGTACAAGCTGGTGACCGGCAACCTCCGCCTGGTGGTGATGATCGCGCGCGAGTACCAGCGCGCCACCCGCAACCTGCTCGACCTGATCCAGGAGGGCAACATCGGCCTCATGGAAGCGGTCAGGAAGTTCGATCCCTACCGCGGCATCCGCTTCCCGTCGTACGCCGTCTGGTGGGTGCGCGCCTATATCATCCGCTACCTGATCAACAACTGGCGGGTGGTGAAGCTCGGGACGACGCAGGCGCAGCGCAAGCTGTTCTTCA
Above is a genomic segment from bacterium containing:
- a CDS encoding RNA polymerase factor sigma-32, yielding MAPRRPPTKRPARRQRRPPAAAPAADASDAVAKVDETEEGEGDDAAAISADEIAVAADVEGDEAGGGGEDEIVEPEVEAPEPEARGRALAPFDPLQRYLTEIRRYPLLSREEEKELGIRYREHQDLDAAYKLVTGNLRLVVMIAREYQRATRNLLDLIQEGNIGLMEAVRKFDPYRGIRFPSYAVWWVRAYIIRYLINNWRVVKLGTTQAQRKLFFNLHKEKERLEREGIAPAPKLIAQRLDVKESEVVEMQQRLSSRDLSVDQPSNDESGGTLLDILPGTIQGPDQQVADAEFRHEISEKIRAFGATLKDKEAVIFSERLLAEQPLTLQEIGDKYGISRERVRQLEERLKRKLRAYLENEIRDLRDGQIDLD
- the dnaJ gene encoding molecular chaperone DnaJ: MTEKDLYAVLGVSRTASADEIRKAYRKLARAHHPDVNPGNTQAEERFKALSEAYDVLGDAERRKLYDEFGMAGVQSGFDPQQARAHREQAAEWQRRASAGGRSGGFAGESDFGGYGSFEDIFGDIFGGSGGGAAPEMRGGDAESELTIGLLDAVRGLSTELTIQRREPCPACDGSGADPASATTCPDCQGRGTIRVGKGPMSLTRACPRCGGAGKVSSRACPTCNGSGHRIASERLAVKIPPGVDTGSRVRIAGKGSPGSGGAPAGDLYIRVTVRPHPLLERRGDDLYMDLPVTVSEAMLGASIEVPTPDGPVRVKVPALSQSGRQLRVKGKGVPQLRGGARGDLYLRLRIHVPDRESPEATAAARTLDAAYATSPRDGWRL